One Coriobacteriia bacterium genomic region harbors:
- a CDS encoding SdpI family protein produces the protein MRFKDMPKLPLVLIAAMFLTGAIVYPSMPAQIPIHWGPTGQIDGWAAKSFWSVFLTPLMAIGLYVLLWLAPYLDPKRANVIRSKQFYSIAIELITGLMAVVFVGTIFAAQNHALPMTSIIEVAVGIMFIVLGNYMGRVKRNWTMGVRYSWTLSDDTVWAKTNVLGGRLFMLAGALAVVGAFLPPVWGIVLLLIPALGLVPITYVYSWVLYRRLHPEEMTPPEDKQDR, from the coding sequence TCGCCGCGATGTTTCTGACGGGCGCGATCGTCTACCCATCGATGCCCGCGCAGATACCGATACACTGGGGGCCCACAGGTCAGATCGATGGTTGGGCGGCGAAGTCGTTCTGGAGCGTATTCCTGACCCCACTTATGGCTATCGGGCTCTATGTGCTCCTTTGGCTGGCTCCGTATCTTGACCCCAAGCGAGCAAACGTCATCCGCTCGAAGCAGTTCTATTCGATCGCCATCGAGTTGATCACCGGCCTAATGGCTGTAGTCTTCGTTGGGACAATCTTCGCAGCACAGAACCATGCGCTCCCGATGACATCGATCATTGAAGTTGCGGTCGGCATCATGTTCATTGTGCTCGGCAACTACATGGGCCGAGTGAAGCGCAACTGGACGATGGGTGTGCGCTATTCATGGACGTTGTCGGATGACACCGTGTGGGCGAAGACGAACGTGCTCGGCGGGCGGCTGTTCATGTTGGCTGGCGCGCTCGCGGTCGTTGGTGCGTTCTTGCCGCCTGTGTGGGGGATCGTGCTTCTGCTGATTCCGGCGCTGGGCCTCGTGCCGATCACCTACGTGTATTCGTGGGTGCTCTACCGCAGGCTGCATCCCGAGGAGATGACGCCGCCGGAAGACAAGCAGGACCGGTAG
- the trpE gene encoding anthranilate synthase component I: protein MILPSRDEFARLAAAYDVVPVAREVYADLATPISAFMALAEGAEHAFLLESVIGGERLGRYSFLGVGDREVISARGHEVVIENGGVRGEYAEDPLRVVSRELQAGSVARVPGLPLFVGGAVGYMGYETASSFEKVPRHDNDILGVPDFTFMFADVVVAFDHARRVMQVIAPVRPGGAPDIAYDAALRRIDSYLRRIDEGPRGAELGAYGVEVEVPIEAHTSREEFVEQVKAAKEHIVAGDIFQVVLSQRYSAPFSADGLDLYRVMRAVNPSPYMFYVRTRDVTLVGSSPEPLVRVENDTVLTRPLAGTRPRGLTAAEDSRLRAELLADEKERAEHVMLVDLGRNDLGRVSAPGTVTVDELMQVEYYSHVMHITSNVTGTLAPGKDAFDALKATFPAGTVSGAPKVRAMEIIRELEPEARGPYAGTVGYFGLDGAMDMCITIRTVVLVNGRAYAQSGAGIVADSDPETEYEECIHKAGAMHKALRLTAGMSSSDEGAKR, encoded by the coding sequence ATGATACTGCCGAGCAGAGACGAGTTCGCGCGTCTGGCTGCCGCCTACGACGTGGTCCCGGTCGCCCGCGAAGTCTATGCGGATCTGGCCACGCCGATCAGCGCCTTCATGGCGCTCGCCGAGGGCGCCGAGCATGCGTTCCTCCTTGAGAGCGTCATCGGCGGCGAGCGGCTCGGGCGCTACAGCTTCCTTGGCGTCGGCGACCGCGAGGTCATCAGCGCCCGCGGTCATGAGGTCGTGATCGAGAACGGCGGCGTGCGCGGCGAATACGCCGAAGACCCGCTGCGCGTCGTGTCCCGTGAACTGCAGGCAGGGAGTGTCGCGCGGGTGCCGGGGCTGCCGCTGTTCGTTGGCGGCGCGGTGGGCTATATGGGGTACGAGACGGCCTCGAGCTTCGAGAAGGTACCGCGGCATGACAACGACATTCTCGGCGTGCCGGACTTCACGTTCATGTTCGCCGATGTGGTCGTCGCCTTCGATCACGCTCGGCGCGTTATGCAGGTCATCGCGCCCGTGCGTCCGGGCGGCGCGCCCGACATCGCCTACGATGCCGCGCTCAGGCGTATCGACTCGTACCTGCGCCGCATCGACGAAGGCCCGCGCGGTGCGGAGCTCGGCGCGTACGGCGTCGAAGTCGAGGTGCCGATCGAGGCGCACACCTCGCGCGAGGAGTTCGTCGAGCAGGTGAAAGCCGCCAAGGAGCACATCGTTGCCGGCGACATCTTCCAGGTGGTGCTGTCGCAGCGTTACTCGGCGCCGTTCTCGGCGGATGGGCTCGATCTGTATCGCGTGATGCGGGCGGTCAACCCGTCGCCTTACATGTTCTACGTGCGCACACGCGACGTGACGCTCGTCGGTTCAAGCCCCGAGCCGCTGGTGCGCGTTGAGAACGACACCGTGCTGACGCGCCCGCTTGCTGGTACGCGCCCGCGTGGCCTCACCGCCGCCGAGGACAGCCGCCTGCGCGCGGAACTGCTCGCGGACGAGAAGGAGCGCGCCGAGCATGTCATGCTCGTGGATCTCGGCCGCAACGACCTCGGGCGCGTGAGCGCGCCGGGGACGGTGACGGTCGACGAACTCATGCAGGTCGAGTACTACTCGCATGTCATGCACATCACCAGCAATGTGACAGGGACGCTGGCTCCCGGCAAGGACGCGTTCGACGCTCTTAAGGCGACGTTCCCGGCGGGTACGGTCTCCGGCGCCCCGAAAGTGCGTGCGATGGAGATCATCCGCGAACTGGAGCCAGAGGCGCGCGGCCCGTACGCGGGGACGGTCGGCTACTTCGGCCTCGATGGCGCGATGGACATGTGCATCACGATCCGCACGGTGGTTCTCGTGAACGGTCGCGCGTATGCGCAGTCGGGCGCGGGGATCGTAGCGGACTCCGACCCTGAGACCGAGTACGAGGAATGCATACACAAGGCGGGCGCCATGCACAAAGCACTGCGGCTCACCGCCGGCATGAGCTCCAGCGACGAGGGAGCGAAGAGATGA